The nucleotide window GCGTGAAGCGAAGAAGATCACCGCGACTGCAGAAGAAACCTTGCGCTCCCTCGCGAGTTGATTTTCCTCGGCGGAGAGCTTGGAATGCGGGAACGGGCCGGGATGGCCGCACTGCAAACCATACTCGTCCTGAAGCACGGATGTCCACGGCCACACCTTGTCGGTGTCAGCGGCGGCATAGCACAGGTGGATGTGACGCTGGGACTTCATCGATCAATAGGTGTGGGGAGCACCAAAGGGGAGGTTTTATGCGCCCGGGTGTCAGACCGTGCGCAACACTCTATACTCATTTGCAAAGAGTTCTACAAGCTTGAACGCTGCCTAGGCCTGCTACGGATCAGCCACACTTGATGATTTGAGCGGATCTTCAGCTTCCGCATTGTCCTCGCTTGCAAAAGCGTGAATCTCCATTTGCGACAACGCTTTACCGTTCCTCGTTCTCTTCCAGTGCCGAAGCTGGCACGCCATGCCCGGCATGGACATCGACCTTTTTTATGATGCGTTTCAGCAACTGCCCCCGCTCGCCCTTGCCCTTCTCCGTGAGGACCAGCAGCTTGGCGTCAATCTGGTCTTGCACGTCGAGCGCGCACCTCGCCCAAGGCAGGGTGATGGTGTGATCGCCTTGTACCAGCAGATCGTAGCGGATGAGTCCCTTGATGTAAGCATTCCAGCTCGGGTAGCCCAAGGCCCTGGCACGGAGTTCCGCCGCCTCAGCGAGACAGGCAGGCAGCTTGGTGGAGCGGGTGTGTGAGGCCATGCGGATCTGGAGGTGAAAAGGGACCTGCCTATTCTCCGAAAAAACGGCGGAATGGCAAATGTGTTCGTGTGAACATATGTTGTTTTTTTACCTTTCGCTGAAGGCGTCTGGCATTGCATAAAGTCGACCTTCTCCACACGTACGAATGCGCTCCCATGAATCCATTTCCTCCTTCCTCTCTGCACTTCCTGGTTGTCGTTTTCGTGTTTGCGATGGGGTGGCTCACTCACCCGATGCAGGCGCTCACCGTGGAGTCTGATTTCGAGGGTGCCTCAGTGCGGGTGATGCATGTGGATGCGGGAAGTCAGACGGTGCAATTCATGCCGGGTGGCGATCCGAAGCGCGGATGGCCGTGCTGGTGGTGCTTCCGCGTGGAGGGACTGGACCCACGCAAGCCACTGACCCTGCAACTCCACGCGTCCGACCTGCCCATGCCTCAGGCAAACGGAGTGCCCTCGAACAAGCCCCTCTCCGCCGACTGGGCCATGCCACTGCGCGCATCGTTTTCGCCAGATGGGAAGTCCTGGAAAAAAACTCCGCTGGGCGTGCGGGCGGAAGCCGTGATGACCTACACCTTTCCCGTGGAGGGGACCAGTGTGCTGGTGGCTTGGGGGCCGCCCTTCACGCCCTCGAGTGCGGCGGAACTGGTGCGCCGGGTGGCGGATTCCTCGGCCGCTGCGGAAGAGCGTGAACTCTGCAAGTCACGCGAGGGGCGTACCGTGCCCATGCTCCGCGTGTGCGAAGGTGACCGTGTGGAGGCGCGGCGATTTGGCATCTGGGTCCAGGCAAGGCAGCACGCGTGGGAGAGTGGTGCGAGCTGGGTGTGTCAGGGATTCACCGAGTGGCTCATGAGTGACGAGAGCAACGCGTTGTGGCTGCGGCAGCACGCGGAGATCTACATCGTCCCCATCATGGACATCGACAACACCGCCACGGGCAATGGTGGCAAGGAGGCGCTGCCACAGGATCACAATCGCGACTGGACGGAAAAACCCAACTGGAACGAGGTGGCTGCCGCACAGACACACATCCGTGAGTTCGTGAAGGAGGGCCGCATGGATGTCTTCCTTGATCTGCACAACCCGGGAGCGAAGGACACGAAGGCATTCTTTTACGCGCTGCCTGACGAACTCGTGAAGGAGCCCATGCTCGGCAACCGCAAGCGTCTCTTCAGTCTCTCACGTTCGGAAGTTGGTTCGGTGATGCCGATGATGGATGGTCCGAAATATGACGGACCCAAGTACCATCCGCTGTGGCGTCAGATGAGCGGCACGTGGGTGACCATGAACGGGAATCCTCACACGGTGGCCGTGTGCCTGGAAACGCCGTGGAATATCGAGCAAAGCACCGTGGAAGGCTACAAGGCCGTGGGCGCGAAGCTCGGCGTGGCGGTGCAGCGGTATCTGGAGGAGGGGCCGAAGAAGGAGTAAACAGTATTCAGTAGGTCAGTGAGGAGTAAGCGGCAAGTAGCTCGCAGTTGGACTGGGGTTTCGAGTGGGTGTCCATTGCCGAGTACGTCGCTGTGGCCCGCTCCGCTACTTGCTGTTCACTGAATACTGACCTACTGCTTACTCTCTACCTTCCCCTTCAAGTGCTTGTCGAAGAACGCCACCACCATCGGGCGCAGGTCCTTCTGCTTCGGCTGTAGATGGAACGTGTGCGGGGCGCCTTCGATGATTTCGAGATGATGCTCGATACCCTGCTTCTTCAGCGCGGCGGCGAGGGTCTCTGACTGGCTCACTGGCACGGTAGTGTCCGCGGTGCCATGGAGGATGAGGATGGGCGGATCGTCCTTGTCGAGATGGGTGAGGACGGAGAATTGCTTGTAGAGCTCCGGAGCATCCTTGCGTGACTTGCGCAGGGCAGCGATGTCCTTCCAGTTTTCCAAGTCGGCGGGGCCGTAGAGGTCCACGGCGCAGCGTACCTTCGTGGAGTATTCGCCATAGGGGCCGGAGGGATCGAGGTCGGCACCGGTGACGGCGACCATCGTGGCGAGGTGACCGCCTGCAGACCCGCCGATGGTGCCGATGTTGTCCGCATCGAGGTGGAGACGCTCGGCATTCTTGCGCAGCCAGCGCACGGCGGTTTTGCAATCGTGGAGGTTCTGCGGCCAGGCGACATTCTTGCCGTCCTTCTCCGCAAGCACGTAGTCGATGCTCATGCAGACGTAACCATGCAGTGCGAGGGTGGTGCCGATGTTCTTTTCCCGCGTCGCATCCTTGATGCCGCCAGCCCATCCGCCGCCGTGGATGATGACGACGGCGGGATGCTTCTTGCCATCTTCCTTGGGGAGGTAGAGGTCCGCCTTCTCCTTCCGGTCCGGGCCGAGGTAGTCGATGTTCTTTTCCACGCGGACGTCAGGTGACTCCGTCTGGACCTGGGCGAAGACAGGCGTAGCGAGAGTGAGCAGGAGGAGGGTGCGTAGCAGGTGCATCAAGGATAATATGGGAAAGTTGCTGGCTGAGAACGCGTGCGGCTGCGCTTCCTTTCGGAAGTCAGCTCAGACTCCGAAGTTCCTCTGCGTCTCTGTGCCTCTGTGTTGAATCCAATGCAGCCTGCCGCACCCAGGAGTCATGGACACATCCCTTCCATGATGCTTCACATTGGTCCAGTGTGAATTCACTGCTTCGCCATCTCACCCAGCATCTCCAGCAGCGCCTTGGTAATCTTCACGGAGGCCTCGACTTCCAGGCGATTGGTGCCCAGCCAGGTTTCATAGCCGCCCAGCTTGTGATGCTCCGGCGTCGGCAGGTAGCCGTAGTAACCATTGGCAATCGAATGCGTGAATGCCGGCTTCAGCGGGCTCTTGGCTTTGAGCTCCAAGCCGGTCTCTACAAACGTCTCGCAAGGAATGCCAGTGACTCCAACATCACCCACACGGAAGGCCTGTACCGGGATGGGCAGGGTTTCTGGATAATTCGCGAGTTTCAGCGTGCGCTCGGCATAGATGACATCCAGCGCGCTCTTGCCCCCAATGAGACGGGGCTTGTCCACGAGTCCCTTGGCCCGATCCAGTTGTGCTGGAGTCGGACGTCGGGCGCCGAGGGTGAGCTCGCGAAAGCGGGCATCCAAAGGCACCCAATCATGATATTTGGTGATGCCCTGCAGTCCCTTGTACGCCGCTTGGGCGACTTCATCCGCCACCTGGCGCATGCGCTCATAGGGCAGTGACTTCGTTCCGGGCTTGCTGAAATCGATGTTGTTGATGTTCCCGCTGGTGCCGTTGCTGAGCAGGCCGACGAAAGGCGGGTCCTGCTCGCCCACGCCCATGAGCTCGCCAAGACGTTTGCAGAAGAGCGGGAAGTAGTCCGCGGAGACATGCCCATTTCCCACGCCGCCGACGTAGTGCAGGGAGTAGTTCGCCAGCACCGCGAGAGGTTTGCCATCGGCGGTCTGGATGGAGAGCATGGAGATCTCCGGATCTGTGGGGCCAGCGGGCTTCACGAGGTCCTTGCTGGCGCGGGGAGGATTCATCTTCACCTGGTCATACTCGCCGAAGGGATTCACCGGCACGGTGCCCTCCTTCATGAACCAGCGGCGGTTGAAGACGTGATTTGGTTCCTGCCCGGAACCCCAGCCGATGCGCGCGGGTTGCAAACTATTGAGAGCGCGTTTTACACCATCGGCGATGCGGCGGGCGACAAAAAGCTGATACGCATCCAGCGGGGGGCGTGGCATGCCGAGGCGGTCACTGCCCAGCGCGCTTGAAGCGGAGTGCGTGTGCGTGGCGGACATCATGAGGTGGGAGCGCGGAATGCCGGTCTCCTTTTCCACCAGCGAGGCCGCCTGCTCATACATGTCACGATCTGCGCCGAGCAGGTCGCACACAGCGAAGGCCAGTTTCGTCTCTCCATTGTCCAGCACGAGGCACCGCACATGCAGCTCATCATGAATATGTGTGGATGGCTCGGGATTGAAGCCGCCCACCACGAGCCCGCCAATCTCCGGTGTGATGTTGCTCAGGGCGGCCCCGGCACGGAGCTGTTTTTTCTCATTCTCCTTCTCCTGGGCGCTGAGGTTGGAGGCGATGGCGAGGCTGAGGAGGAGGGCAAGGAGTCGTTTCATGGGCGTCGGGGCGACCGCATCCTGCGGTATCACACCAACGCCCTACAGGCCCCTCTCTCGCGGGCCATGGCGCGCCCGGATTCAAAAGGAGCTAAATTGAGTATTTTTCGATGATCCAGTCGGGGATAGATTCCGGCTTGCCCGTGTCCAGTTTTACCATGGTAAAGACGCACCAGCCCACGCAGGCGGGGCGTCGTTTCTCTCCCTTCAACATCTCGAAACGCACTTCCACATCCGGGCTGCGAATGTCCTCCACCCACGTGCGCACCACAAAACGTTCCGCAATGCCGAGCGCCCGCTTGTACTCGAAATGGGAGGTCTTCACATACCAGCCAAGTCCTTGTTTCAGGAATTCCTCCATGCTCAATCCATAGCACCGCTCCATCTGATCAAAACGCGCCGCTAGCAGGTAGTCCAGATACCGGCTGCTGTGCACATGACGGAAGAGGTCGATATCGTCCGGACGGACCTGGAGTTCGGTTTCGAACTTGGTGTGATGCATGGGGAGAGGAGGGGAGTAGTCAGTAGTCAGTAGTCAGTAGTCAGTAGTCAGTAATCAGTAGTCAGTAATCAGTAATCAGTAATCAGTAATCAGTAATCAGTAATCAGTAATCAGTAATCAGTAATCAGTGGTCAGTGGTCAGTGGTCAGTGGTCAGTGGTCAGTGGTCAGTGGTCAGTGGTCAGTGGTCAGTGGTCAGTGGTCAGGGCTGAATACTGGTTACTGTACACTGATTACTGAACACTTGCTCCACAACCTCCTGCCGCGTTTTCACTTCCCTTGCACTTTTTCTTGGGCCGCATCCTCCGCATTCTTCTTGAACTGCTCATCCAGCCTTTTCCATTCGTTGTCCATGTCACGCACACGCTCCGGGTCCTTGTCGGCCAGGTTGATAGACTCGTTGCGGTCTTTGGAGAGGTCGTAGAGTTCCCAAGGTTTTGCAGGATCATCGCGGACGATCTTCCAGTTCGTCATGCGCAGGCCGCTGTTTCTCTCGTGATTGAAGTACAGGGATGTGCGGGTGACAGCGTCATCTTTAGTGAAGGCGGGGACAAGGCTCTTGCCTGGAAAGGGTGGAGCGGTGGCGTCGTTCCACTGGGGCTCTGCCTTCACGCCAGCCACGTCGAGGATGGTGGGCACGATGTCGATCACATGGCCAACGGTGTTGCTCAAATTGCCGCCACCAGCACCAGTGTGTGCAGGCCAGTGCACCAGCAGGGGTGTGGAGATGCCGCCTTCATGCACCCAGATTTTGTGACGACGAAAAGGGGTGTTGCATGCGGTCGCCCAGCCGGGGCCAAGGCAAAGATAGGAGTCGGCGGAACCCATGGGAGCGGCGGGATCGTTGCCATCGCCACGCACGAGAATCTCCGCGCTGGCTCCGTTATCCGAGAGGAAAAAGATGAGTGTGTTCTCCATCGCATTCATGCTCTTCAACTGCGCGAGTACCCGCCCAATCTCTTGATCCATGCGGTCGATCATCGCCGCGTGAATGGCCATCTTCATCGCTTGGAATTCCTTCTGCGGTGGAGTGAGGCTGTCCCAGGGCACGGCGTAGAACGACTCCGGCGCACCGAGTTTCCTCAGGGTATCTGGTCCTCCACTCGGAGCCTTGATGTCGGGCTCCGGTTTGGACAGAGGACAATGCACCAGGCCAATCGACTGTAGCTTTTCATAGCGGCGCTGGCGGATGACTTCCCAGCCTTCGAGGTACTTGTTCTTGTAGCGCTCAATGTCTGCAGCGGGTGCATGCAGGGGGAAGTGTGGCGAGATGTAGGCCAGGTAGAGGAAGAATGGATCGATGCTGTGCTGGGTGGCGTGTTCCTTCAGGTACTTGAGCGCGTAGTCGGTGATGGCGGTGGTGGCATAGTAGCCGTCTTCACGCTTCACCGGCGGCAGGTGCTTGTCGTCTTCCGTGTGATTCTTGGGATCAAAGAAGCGATTCTGCTCCTCCAGCGCGTAGCTGTGATCAAACCCCGCGTCCTGCACCTGGCGTGGCGCGGCGGAAACGTGCCACTTGCCGCTGTGGTAGCTGCGATAGCCAGCGGGTTTCAGGTATTGAGGCAGCGTGCGTGTCCAGTTGGGGAGTTTCCGTCCACGCTGCTGGGGATCCATGCGGACCTGCTGCGGATAGTAGCCGGTCATCAGCGCGGCACGCGTGGGCCAGCAACGCGCGGTGTTATAAAATTGGGAAAAACGAAGGCTGTTACTCGCGAGGCTGTCGAGATTCGGTGTGGCAATCTCGCTTCCGTAGCAGCCGAGGTCCGAATAGCCAAGGTCATCGGCAACGATGAGGACGATGTTGGGCTTGGCAGCCTCCGCGTTAGTTGATGCAAAGCCCGTGAACCCCAAGGTGGCAATCGCACCAAACAGCGGCGGTAGAATGTGGAAAGGTTTATCCAGCATGGATGGGAGGTATGGATGAGATGTCAGTCGTTGCAACGAAGGCAACTGGAGAAAGATTGCAGGGAGAAAGAGGGTAGACGAATTGGGCTTGTAAGGAGATAGAGCGCTCGCCCCACGGATTGGTGCATGCGTTCCCGTAAAGCGCATGAACGTCAGGTTAACGATTTGGAAGTGATGCCGAAGGCCTTGGACTGCGTGCAGCCTGCTGCCGCTTTCCTAAAGTGCAGCCTGCTGCACGCTCCATCGCGACGAAGTCGCCAAGCTTCTCGGGACACGTTATACTACGAGTGGTTGTCACCATCGCCACGGCAGGCTGTGGACTCTTCAAAGCGGCAGCAGGCTGCGCGCAGTCCAAGGACGCTGCGCGTCACAGCATCCGAATCAGTCGTGTATACCAGGTTCTTCTCTGGCGTCACACAGTTCTCTCAACTCTGACGTTCAAGCGCAAAGCGGTGCTTCGCATACGCACTCCAAAGCGCATTGCGCAAGTCATTGATATGTTGGGCGTGAGGGCGCCATGTGCCCTTGCTTCAGTCACGAGGTGTTCATGTCTGTATATGAATGTCGTGTCCGAAATGGCATAAAAGTCGTCCGAAGAATGAGGTCGTGTTTCCGCGTTGAATGTGGCGAAATAACTGGACTCCATTCCTGCATGAAACGCCTCCTTGTTCTGCTTCACTTCTGTGCGCTTGTCTCATTTACCCAAGCGGCGGATGGGCCGATTCGTGTCTTGTACGTGGATCCCTATGCCATTGAGCAGTCGACCCCTGGCCCGCTGCATGAGGCCATGGAGGCACTGGGCAGGGAGGCGATCTGGTTCGACTATGTGAACGACGACAAGCAATGCAAGACCGACCTGCTGAAGCACTACGACGTGGTGTGTGAACGTCGTAAGTCCGATGCCCCGTCGAAGCTCAACGCGAACGGCATTCTTGCGACCATCAATGGCCGGGTGCTGCGTGCTATTCCTGTGGAGGACCTGAACACCGCACAGGAGATTCGTGAGAAGGTGTTCGCTGCTCTGCTTCCAGAGCGCAAGGTCGCTTGGGAAGCCTTTCTCAAGATTCGCGAGCCGGAGAAGCGCGAAGCGAATCCAAACGTGGCGAACTATGAAAAGCGTCCGGAAGCCATCACCTACCAGTTCCCCATGAGTGTGAAGGCGAGCATGCAGCGCACCCAGGTGCCGGCGGATATGGAGTTGCAGCTCTTCGCTTCCGAGCCGGACATTGCCAAGCCCATCGCCATGGCGTGGGATCAACGTGGGCGATGCTGGATCGCTGAGACACGCGACTA belongs to Roseimicrobium gellanilyticum and includes:
- a CDS encoding M14 family zinc carboxypeptidase, whose product is MNPFPPSSLHFLVVVFVFAMGWLTHPMQALTVESDFEGASVRVMHVDAGSQTVQFMPGGDPKRGWPCWWCFRVEGLDPRKPLTLQLHASDLPMPQANGVPSNKPLSADWAMPLRASFSPDGKSWKKTPLGVRAEAVMTYTFPVEGTSVLVAWGPPFTPSSAAELVRRVADSSAAAEERELCKSREGRTVPMLRVCEGDRVEARRFGIWVQARQHAWESGASWVCQGFTEWLMSDESNALWLRQHAEIYIVPIMDIDNTATGNGGKEALPQDHNRDWTEKPNWNEVAAAQTHIREFVKEGRMDVFLDLHNPGAKDTKAFFYALPDELVKEPMLGNRKRLFSLSRSEVGSVMPMMDGPKYDGPKYHPLWRQMSGTWVTMNGNPHTVAVCLETPWNIEQSTVEGYKAVGAKLGVAVQRYLEEGPKKE
- a CDS encoding alpha/beta hydrolase, which encodes MHLLRTLLLLTLATPVFAQVQTESPDVRVEKNIDYLGPDRKEKADLYLPKEDGKKHPAVVIIHGGGWAGGIKDATREKNIGTTLALHGYVCMSIDYVLAEKDGKNVAWPQNLHDCKTAVRWLRKNAERLHLDADNIGTIGGSAGGHLATMVAVTGADLDPSGPYGEYSTKVRCAVDLYGPADLENWKDIAALRKSRKDAPELYKQFSVLTHLDKDDPPILILHGTADTTVPVSQSETLAAALKKQGIEHHLEIIEGAPHTFHLQPKQKDLRPMVVAFFDKHLKGKVESKQ
- a CDS encoding acyl-CoA thioesterase, translating into MHHTKFETELQVRPDDIDLFRHVHSSRYLDYLLAARFDQMERCYGLSMEEFLKQGLGWYVKTSHFEYKRALGIAERFVVRTWVEDIRSPDVEVRFEMLKGEKRRPACVGWCVFTMVKLDTGKPESIPDWIIEKYSI
- a CDS encoding arylsulfatase, translated to MLDKPFHILPPLFGAIATLGFTGFASTNAEAAKPNIVLIVADDLGYSDLGCYGSEIATPNLDSLASNSLRFSQFYNTARCWPTRAALMTGYYPQQVRMDPQQRGRKLPNWTRTLPQYLKPAGYRSYHSGKWHVSAAPRQVQDAGFDHSYALEEQNRFFDPKNHTEDDKHLPPVKREDGYYATTAITDYALKYLKEHATQHSIDPFFLYLAYISPHFPLHAPAADIERYKNKYLEGWEVIRQRRYEKLQSIGLVHCPLSKPEPDIKAPSGGPDTLRKLGAPESFYAVPWDSLTPPQKEFQAMKMAIHAAMIDRMDQEIGRVLAQLKSMNAMENTLIFFLSDNGASAEILVRGDGNDPAAPMGSADSYLCLGPGWATACNTPFRRHKIWVHEGGISTPLLVHWPAHTGAGGGNLSNTVGHVIDIVPTILDVAGVKAEPQWNDATAPPFPGKSLVPAFTKDDAVTRTSLYFNHERNSGLRMTNWKIVRDDPAKPWELYDLSKDRNESINLADKDPERVRDMDNEWKRLDEQFKKNAEDAAQEKVQGK